ggAATACTTACACCAATTTAAGTAACCACAATGTACAAAATATCAACAGTTTAAGGCAAAACGTTACTTTCtctattattgtatttatatgtgtaatttaatatattttttctgctCATACTATCCTCCAACTTAATTGGACCATTGGAGGTGTTATGAGCGTTTGTCTTTACAgtggaaaattaaattaagatttcATTGATGTAATTAAGTGGTTTTCTTAGTAGGTTTTACTGTGCTATATAAAGTCAGATACATAAAGTTTTACTTGAGCACTGCCGTAATTTTAATGTAGATTTGAAATAATTGTATacaatagtaataaattaatgatgacattGATATTGTTGTTAATGTTGACTTTATAAAGTGATCTCATGGTAATTCTTGTTATCACTTAGTCAGTATCTTGTACCAATTCAAATtctcgattatttattattgcggTTCCTAAaagatgaaaatgaaaagagaATGACTGCTAGTACAGACACATAGGGTcctaattacttatttattcctTAGACATCTTACAGTTAAGTTCTAAAAAACCTCATTTAGATTATGCAATTTATCGAATTAAGTTTCAATTCAACTTCCCAATCCAACACTTCTGTAAATCCATTTTTGTATTCTTACTTCTTATTTTTTATccatattaaaatgaaatgccAAACCAGCTTTTTATTTTGCAACCATTTTGCAACtgcatataattattatttacaacaaGGGAGCACCACACTATTATTTACTAATCTGAAATATTCAGCTATCAATTGAGTTGCATAACTTTGGTAATATTTCACCACATTTAGTTGACACTTTGATATCTACAATGTTATCCGCTCTAGTTGGTCCTATGTTCAACAATACAACttctttgttttcttctttaGCTTGTAGGATAATCCTATAGCTTGAGTAAACTGTCAAACTGGTTCCTAGTACAAACACACCATCACTACTTGCCACTTGACTCCTGACTTGCTCAACTCTGACCTTAGGAACATTGTCTCCAAAGAATACTATGTTGGGCTTCAGAGGCCCATCACACTTAGGGCACAGAGGCACTCTAAATTCGTCAACTTGCTCCTGAAACAAACcaaaagccgagtttagacatgcaagaaaaatcatgcaagttgcattacattgcggggccATAAAGCAAACGATTTGtaatggtcaatcgagcgccgcaatgtaatgcaacttgcacaatatttcttgcaagtctaaactctgctaAATATCAGCAATGGCAATTTCCACAGCATAATTTTAGTGCATGCAATGAATGTCGGTATGCCAATATAGAGCTACACATGTCTTTAGACAGTCCAGTATTAATCAtggaatggaaatataaatccCTTTATTCCTTATCGCATGGAAATCTTTAAGAACCCTTCTTATTGGACGGAACACCGAGATGCATTGCATTCAATGGCGGACTAAGCTTGTTCAGGGCCAGCAACTTACATATTAGAATATTCTAAGTTAAATATAAAGCATAATCTTACTTTGGATAACTCAACATCACCATCAGGTCTGATCATAGTGAAACTGCTCTCCATAGCAGGGTTGTTTCTCAACATCACCTCTTGCAACTCTGTCCTGTCAATTTCATAAGGGCAAGACAGACATTTTACTATGTACCCTGATCCATGTAGCTCTATCACATACTCTGAACCAGCTTTTTGGTGAAGGCGGTCAACATTCTGGGTTACTACAGCTGTTACTTTTCCAACCTgaaaattaaaaaggaaaaataaaaaaactagttttgaaATTACTCAAAACAATCATGGTTCTCAGCTAGCCCCCATAAATGTCAAGAAAGTGGTATGTGAAGCaaatagttaaaatatataCATGGAACAATTGAAACCCAActggcctagtcccaaagtgacaaaactaattaatttacATCATCACCTACTAGCAATGGATGTGTAGGATCCAAATTTTATGTGGACAAGAAGTTGGCGAGACTGTATGATAATGCATCAGGCATAAAGGGACTGGATTTTAATAAAGCAATGAATACTAGAAACTTTCGAAGTGCAAGACCCCTGCCTCTGTCTACTGGTAGGTATAGGATAGGAGAGAGTTCTCTTTAACTTACTTTAGTGTTGAAATCCTCTTAATTACCTTCTCTAATCTGTTGATGGCTAAATGTGACCCATTTGGCTCCACACTGCTGAACCTTGGCCAACCCACAAAGTTCCTTGCCCAATACCTTTGTCTCACTTTAGGATACTTAACAAATTCCTGGTATTGAACGGGCTTGTGGTTACTGCGTGCATATAATCCCACTTCTTCTGATCTGTAGTCAGGTATTCCTGTTGATAAGGAACTTAACATATAGTTGCGGAATTTGTTTTCCCTCCATGGCTATGTTATGTATTTACAGCATTAGACTCACCAGATTCTGTGGAAATTCCAGCGCCAGTTAGAACTAAGATTTTTTGATGCCTGTTGATAAATTCTCGAAGGGTTTCAAAATCTCTTTGTTCAGGTGGTTTATGTTTTGGGACATACACGATCTGTCTCCCAAGTTTTTTAAAATGATTAGGAATAAAACGTGTAAACATGGCTCTCAAAGATTACAGAATCAAATTATATAAATCTATATTTTCGATGTGCTATTGATTTCACTAGACTTTGttgttgttaatttaaaaaaatatggctctgtccatttgaggacaattttgccagtgtctagtagtttttgccgttgtacggtacaaaaattctagaaaacgaaatatgagaggtaatggtggatgaacgatgacagcgcgaaaaaCTATCTTcactagacttttttttttttttttttttttttttttttttctggctcgcgcggcttgcgcatccgccacagacgcgtaaaggtAAGGAAACGAAATCAGTAGAAAATACGGGAATTTGGAATACGGAAAACGGAATTCAACAGGAGAAGATTACATGGGATTAAGACGGAAGAAATAAAGATAagtattttacataggtacacatgataaattaaatttcgtgAGATAaggaatacatatttaaattttaatatcattattatttataaatatgttcaataagTTATATATAGTTATGTCATTAGAGGCTAAAAGGACAGAGATGGATGTAGGTAATGGGACCTTGTAGGATGTAAGCTGTTCATAAAGGAAGGAGTTGTCATGGAGAGGACATGAGAGAAATATATGATTAGTGTCTGCAATGCCCaagccacactcacaaacatcagactcgatcagtttaaatttagcaaggCTGGCGGGAGTACAAACATGACCCAGTCTCATACGGATAAGGCAGCAGGTAGCTCTcttaccaaatttaaatttgccaAACCAAGGTTTACACGGAATGCTAGgttgaatagaataataatatttgcccTTGATCTGGCAACTTTCAATCCACTTCTCTCTCCAGCTCTCTCTAAGAGATGAACCAGCGAGAGCGGCCAGATCATGACTGTAATTCTTATATGGAAAAAGATCACCATCTTTAACAGCTTCATTGGCTAGCCGATCAGCAATTACATTACCAGAAATATCACAGTGACTTGGAACCCAACCAAAAGACACTGAGTACCCCAAATCAGAACAATTGGCAAGGAGAGTTCTTAATTTGATAATGACAGGGAATATTACTTTGCAGTTAAATGGGAATTTACTAAGAGCTTGAAGAGCGCTTTTTGAATCAGTTACAATCAAAGTTTTTCTGAGTTTGGCAAGTAAGATATATTCCACGGCTTTAAGTAATCCAAAGCATTCTCCCGTAAATACTGACGTTTCAGGAGGGAGTTTAATTTTctgactaattttgtattgagcATGGTACACCCCAACCCCCACATGGCCAAAAGACGCATGTTTGGAAGAATCAGAGTATATATGATGCCAGCTATGCCACCGATCGTCTttaatagaattaaaattaacgtTAGGGTCCATATCATTTTTGGTTACTCCTAAATTGAGATGAACATCAGGAGATAAAGTAAGAGCAGAGAAATTATCACAGAAAAGGGGATATTCAGGATAGTGATAGGTTGGAGATTGTAGGGACCTGTACCTTTGGTAGCTTTTCACAAGGCACGGAGTTATTTTATGCGACCAATAACTAGATGATGTCAAAGAGTTATTTAATAGTGGAAGGCTTGATCGTAGGGGATGATTGGAATTTTGAAAGCagcgaaataaaaacttatctgACAAATATTGACGTCTTAAATGTAAAGGTGGTTCCACACATTCGACTTGTAGGCAATTTATAGGGCTTGATTTCATTGCACCACAGATCAGGCGTAGAGCTTTGGACTGGACAGCATCTAAACGTTTAAAGCCATTAACTTGACCCGGGATTAATAAGAATGTGCCATAATCGATGCTACTTCTAATCAAAGCGTTGTATAGTAGTCTAAGCGAAAATGGATGAGCACCCCACCAGACACCTGAAAGACATCGTATCATGTTTAGAAGTCGTTCGCACTTAGTTACAGTATAGTCGCAGTGGGGAACACCAGTAAGTTTAAAATCCAACACAACACCAAGGAAACGTGTAAAGCTTTTCGTTGGAATGGGGTGGCCATCAAAATTGACAGAAACCACAGGCGGTACCCTTGTCCTGGCGAAAGGAACCACGACGCTCTTAGAGTGGGAAATCTCAAGGCCATTGTCATCCAGCCAGTTTTTCAGGTGATTAAGGGATTCAGTTAAGCAAACTGAAGCCATTTCAGAATTTCGGTGTGAGCAATATACAAGCAAGTCATCGGCATATTGCAGAACTTTAACCTCTGTACCTAAAGTATCTTCTAGGTCATGGCTGTATATGTTGTAGAGTAGCGGGCTTAAAACCGAGCCTTGAGGTAACCCTCTCCACAAAAGCCTAGATTTCTTAGTGCCATCTACGGTAAGATTAATACACCTTCCTGACAGCATATTTATGATAAAATTGGAAAGCAAAAGTGGTACTTTAAGATTTTGAAGTTTTTTATGGAGGCGAGAAATAATGACATTATCGTACGCTGCTGAAATGTCCATAAATGCTGCAATCAAAGTATTGCCATCGGAAAATGCTTGTCTAATGTCCGTGATAAGAACAGCTATATTATCAATGGTACCTCTGCCACGCCTAAAACCAAATTGATTTTGGCTAAGTATATTGTTAGTTTCAATAAACCACTCTAGGCGATTTTTGACCAGATGTTCCGTAAGTTTCATTAGGACAGTGGACAGAGCTACAGGCCGATAAGAAGACACATCAAAAGGTTCCTTCTTTGGTTTCAGGAAAGGTAAAACATCTTGACATTTCCAAGCCTCGGGAATCTCGCCAGATatcaatattttgttaattagttttagGAAGTATAGAAGAGGAATATCATTTAGATGGGTAAAGAATGAATATGGTATACCATCTGGTCCAGGAGCTGAATCTTTAGTTTTAGAAATGACTCCTTTGAGTTCTGGTAGTGTGAATGGACCATTAAGCCCGCTCAGGTCCAGCACTGGAGATAAAGGAATAAACTCAGGAACAGTGGGTGGAGCGAGTTTATCCAGAAAATCATTTGCTAATGTAGAAGGAAGGTTGGAGGAACAGTCTTCTTTAAAAGCAGATCGaaatcttttaatattattccaaACCACAGAAGGGTTTGTATTAGGAGATACAGATAAGCAAAAGTTTCTCCAACcttcaaacttcttttttttaaaaagcttttttgtCTTGTCTATTTCCTccaaaacaaaatcaaagtttTCATTGGTGCTAGATTCTCTGTAAGCAAGTTCAGCCTCCTTTCGCCTCTTGGCCGCTGCAGTACATTCCGAATCCCACCATGGAGGAGAAGGAATGTTGTTTCCTCCTACTTTTTTCACTGGAAAAACATTATCAGCAGTCTCGACCATTATCTTTGCCAGAGCGGCTGCACATGTGGCTTCGTCGCTGTGTTCGATTGAAGGAAGAGAGGAAATTTTTTGATCAAGATGTTCCTTGAATGTGTCCCAGTTAGCGTTACTCAAATTGTACTTTAAACGAGGAGGGCTCTTTTGAGTAGGAGAGTTATTAAACGGAAATGACAGAAGAATAGTGAAATGATCACTTCCGAATGAAAGAGGAGAGACCTTCCAggataaagaagaaaataaatttggaCTACAAATAGAAACATCTGGGCAACTTATTCCCTCTCCAGGTGCAGTTCGTCGGGTGGGAGAACCATCATTTAGGATACAAAGATTATGGGAGTCCATCATATCAATGACTAGATTACCATAGGAATTGGTGGTGGAACTACCCCAAGATTGATGTTGGGCATTCAAATCTCCAAGAAGAATAAGAGGCTTCGGAAGCAGTAACAATATGTCATTTACTTCATTATAAATAGTTGAAGAAGGGTGAGGGATATATAATGAGACAAAACAGATATTATTAACGGAGACAGCAATTATAGATATATCATTGTTATGAGCAGGAAGAGGAATATGTGAATAAGGAATGCCATGCTTTACAAGCAAAGCAACACCGGCATATCCATCAGAGCGGTCCTCTCTTATACAAGAAAATCCTGATATCCTGAAATTGGATGAAGGCTTTAACCAAGTTTCTTGCAAggctataatttttaaattaaacttatttattaaatagagtaAATCAGCTTTCTTTGGAATTATACTTCTACAGTTCCATTGAAGGATTTGAAATTGGCTGTTCATTATCGGTTAAGAGTTGAGTGAAAAAATTCATAATAGGGGCAGCGTGGGACGGTGAGATACTACTACCCAATCCAGATTGGGACAGTAACTTAATGATCAATAGAATTATTTCTTTCACAGATTGAGTGGTCTCATtagatttataaatagttttgttaGTGACGGGCATGTCATAATCCCTTGTCAAGGCATTATGCGCTGCCACATCATATCCTTTAGATCTAGATTGGGGTGGGGAGCGAGGTTTCATAAAGATAGTTTTCTTATAAGATGTAGTTGGGCTAGTGTGTGAGTAAGATGTAGTTGGACTAGAGTGAGAGAAATCCTTTTCTGTTCCATTAGTGTTATTACTGAGTAATGCATCAGCATATGAAATTTTTGAGATAGGAGGGTGTTGTTTATTAGCTTCAAAATATGACACACAGCTCTTAGCCATGGTctcctttatatttttttgtctctCAAATTCtagacattttttatcagtaGCAAGGTGAGAACCTTTGCACAGACAACATCGTATATGCTCATCATCAACTTCACATTTTTCTCCAGTATGTCCCTGACCACATTTGTAACATCTGGGAGTTGAGCGGCACTGACCTCTGACATGCCCAAAGCGACAACAGTTGTAGCATTGTATAGTAGGATATATGTATAGGTCTACCGGTAGTGCTGCATAGCACATGAATATGCGCTTGGGCAAAACTTGGCCATCAAAGGTAAGTACCACTGACTCTGTAGGTTTTAACTCACTGACACCTGACTCAATAGTTTCCTTTTTAGTCGTCTAACTTTTAATATCGGTCCACAGCCTATAGGAACAGAGATATTCTCTAAAACTTCTTCCTCTGACCACTCGGAGGGAACGCCTCGTACAATTCCCAACCGGGTGACAGAGAAAGTCGGGATGAATGTCTTGTAGTTGGATGCTGACAGTGCAGGGTTGGTCAAAAAGTTATTGGCAGCCTGAAAATCGCTGAAAGAAATAGTCACTCTATTTCTTCCAATGCGTTTCAGGCTCCCATTAACAATTtgggaaatattatttttccttaGAAATTTCCCAAACACTACTGGGTGTAGAGAGACATTGTCATTTTCTGAGATTTGCAATCGTTGTACATGTACATTAAATGGGGCTACATCTGATTTCTGGTACATCATTCTGCCTACTGGTTGGGGAGCTGTGGATGTCGAGTTAGTCAATGTTGAGCTGGTGCTGGTACTGAATCATTAGTTGCAGAAGGAGTGATGTGTTGTGGCTGTGGCTTGGGGTTGGTTTAGCGAATATATTATGCGTTCTTTGACGGCtttcatcaaaattacaaacacaatcatcttcttttattattaatgcCTCGCCATGACGTTGTCTTGACCTTTTTTTGTTGCAGTGGCGACATGTTTTTACAGAGTGTCGTTTCCTGCGGTTAATATTATCCTGGCTACAAGAGCCATCAGTGCTTGATCCATCTACAATAGTTACATTGTGTCCTATGTCTGGGGCAGTCCCCCCTGGATCTTCAGGTAACTCCATAAGGAGTTACCTGAAGTAAAAAGATTACAAAGAACTTACCGTTATATGTCCAGTATATACACTAtaacttacaaaaaatatacaaatttacatagaatacttgtactattatttacaatacccgAATAATCAACTCTTGTCAACTAAAAAATCAATTTTCACAATATTtgcaaaaacaattacaaaacacAACCAAACGACCGAACGTTTCCCGCGCTTTTTTCTTCACTAGACTTGAATTGTCATAGTGGGTGACATTGacatttattgaatttgatTTGCCATATTCAAATTAAGAAAACCCCCAAAACAAATGTCGGCCCACCCAgcatttgtgtttttgtaagtataatttgaattttacagcgcattggttttactgtaatgctgtaattttttattggcaaataaatcctatcctactaatattataaatgtgaaagtttgtgagtgagtgagtatgtttgttacttcttcacgctgaaatggctggacggatttgaatgaaatttggcgaaaagttagtttataacctggattaaaacataggatactttttatcccgatattcccacgggatagggataaaatcttgaaataacaaacgctggaacaacaacaaacaagtcatgaaatttggtatgtaggtagctggacctctggaataacacatatactGCTATACATATACTGCTTCAGCGCTCAAactgtacaatttaaatatatacctactcctCATCCCAAAATCGAAGCACCACGCTATTCATGATAGATATTCTAATATCTCGTAGATATTCTACTACCAACCATAAAACGCGAGGTTTTGCACTCATCGTGAACCAGTTTCCCaaatcacacagctacacgtagcgttacgtggcgcgactagttcgagcgagaCTGCGAGCGTGCATGCCGGGGGCgtgctcatagccctagtgagttaacacccgccgcacgcacacactgataatttaaggaggataaGTTTCTTTTAGTCAAGGCTGTGCGTGCTGCCGTCGGCGCCGTATGTTTCGATTTTAGTTCGCTCATCTTGCGCTCGTTCACCTTTTACGtagagatgatcaccttttacgttcgtgtactcgtacttacatattttttattaggtatagttgtaaaatAGTAGTGTATAgtaagtgtagtgtgatagtttcgtgcaaggacacataaaaaataatatacctacctacctataaacaatataatatagtaaacatgagtagtatgtacacagacgccatcaccacttcggcgaatttataaataatatcattaaaattagaataataataatagagcggcaaagaatttagtttctctagacacagatattagagaattttaagttaactttcatactaaattatttgccggtaggtaattaattatctaaaaaacgcccgaaaaaacgctgcttgaaaagacaattaaaaagtaaaaataattatgtgctacctagctgttgcccgcgacttcatctgcgaagaattcgtttatctctatccgcgggactatgctgatatcccgcaaaattagcctaagttaatttagtataaagtatctagtaatatttttttatctaagcgtcgtcggtgtcggggaccgctaaggttaacatgaaactaaatatgttgtcttttttaaagtattaaccttagcggtcccccgacaccgacaacgcttagataaaaaaatattactagatactttatactaaattaacttaggctaattttgcgggatatcagcatagtccccgcgggatagagataaacgaattcttcgcagatgaagtcgcgggcaacagctaggtagcacataattattttttactttttaattgtcttttcaagcagcgtttttttcgggcgtttttttttatttttgctggcgttttttaagtcgggggttttttaaattttaaatttaagtttttatttcctgttttttaaactttgatatatatattttttaaagtgtactagtgtgttggatatcctggctgcagcatcagctcatcttgttgccaccattgcattgtatgtagaatcaaatactgatcaaaaggaatcaaagacgacgacatatctgctattattttttcaagagtatactggtgtgctggatatcctggctgtagcatcagctcgtcgtgttgccaccactgcattgtatgtagaatcaattactgatcaaaactattccaaacacgacatatgtgctattattttttatagagtgtactagtgtgctggatatcctggctgcagcatcagctcatcgtgttgccaccattgctttgtatgtagaatcaaatactgatcaaaaggaattaaacacgacatatctgctattattttttcaagagtatattggtgtgctgaatatcctggctgcagcatcaactcgtcgtgttgccaccactgcattgtatgtagaatcaattactgatcaaaactattccaaacacgacatatgtgctattattttttatagagtgtactagtgtgctggatatcctggctgcagcatcagctcatcgtgttgccaccattgcattatatgtagaatcaaatactgatcaaaaggaattaaacacgacatatctgctattattttttcaagagtatattggtgtgctgaatatcctggctgcagcatcagctcgtcgtgttgccaccactgcattgtatgtagaatcaattactaatcaaaacgaatccaaacacgacatatgtgctattatttttatagtgtagtgtgctggatatcctggctgcagcatcagctcatcctgttgccaccattgcattattgtagaatcaaatactgatcaaaacgaacccaaacacgatatatctgctatagttttattaagagtgtacctactagtgttctggatatcctggctgcagcatcaggccgagaattccataatcttgcatagctatatagcatacatgagtgtttaaaattttaggtcccaaatatgtttgaaagtaaagtaatccattatgcgtctaagattcctaccgcagcgaacaaaagagctgatcttgaaacggctgaaccgattttgataaatcatgtctaagatccatcgctagaaaaccagctttcaaataaaaaaaaccgcattcaaatcggtccacccgtttaagagctacggtgccacagacagacacacagacacacagacatacagacacacagacacacatagcggtcaaacttataacacccctctttttcgtcgggggttaaaaatagacatcgacaaccctaagcgtccgcgtcGGAGTAGGCAGTtgagtctcctaaagggtcggagtgtgcatagcatacttgttctcttt
The sequence above is a segment of the Choristoneura fumiferana chromosome 9, NRCan_CFum_1, whole genome shotgun sequence genome. Coding sequences within it:
- the LOC141431235 gene encoding NAD-dependent protein deacylase Sirt4-like; this translates as MFTRFIPNHFKKLGRQIVYVPKHKPPEQRDFETLREFINRHQKILVLTGAGISTESGIPDYRSEEVGLYARSNHKPVQYQEFVKYPKVRQRYWARNFVGWPRFSSVEPNGSHLAINRLEKVGKVTAVVTQNVDRLHQKAGSEYVIELHGSGYIVKCLSCPYEIDRTELQEVMLRNNPAMESSFTMIRPDGDVELSKEQVDEFRVPLCPKCDGPLKPNIVFFGDNVPKVRVEQVRSQVASSDGVFVLGTSLTVYSSYRIILQAKEENKEVVLLNIGPTRADNIVDIKVSTKCGEILPKLCNSIDS